Genomic window (Ostrinia nubilalis chromosome 23, ilOstNubi1.1, whole genome shotgun sequence):
agctttaaatttactaaggtacctgcatgccaaatttcaagcgtctatcttacgtggcttggattttttcatacaaatgttttttctcgctaattcccgttcccgtaggaattttgcaatatcctgttataactaagctttaagtttactaaggtacctgcttgccaaatttcaagcgtctaacttaagcggtttaaatttttcatacaaaaggattttcccgctaatgcccgttcccgtgggaattcctaagtatcctataacctgcccaggagtatgaagaataattgtaccaagtgtcgttaaaatccgttgagtagtttttgtttctataaggaacatacagacagacagacagacagacagacagacagacaaaaattttactgattgcatttttggcatcagtatcgatcactaatcaccccctgatagttattttgaaaatatatttcatgtacagaattgacctctctacagatttattataagtatagattatttatAACTCGGCGCAAAGACTCATGCAGGTGGTGTAATAATGAAACAGTGATTACGTTATCTCTCGCATTCACGCTGGTTATAGGTGACATCACACAGAGGCAGGCATTAGCGTTGTTTATAGTACcgcagaataataataagtactaagtacgtacagaagttttacttcgcgaaggtatttaaaaaaaatgtatgctcaatgtcattaacaatatggtgtaatttagcctgtctcaaaagtcaagcaccattttgttgacaaacgtcagtgatcggcactgcgccaaagctatagggctgacttcggtaaaatgatgtgacgtgaggtgccaaactgcggaaaatggcggaggaaatacatgatttagcatgaattatcatgaataatattaactacttatttatctctcagtgtcttgaggcaacttaaaaaagtgcattctgtgtttttattattatttaggcagttaaatactgcacagtatttagtacaccattttctttattttcttccatcatacacaagaatacgcgtgcgtgactcaatgttcgctcgtatgtgaggccttgtcgaataatatcctgtaggtgggccatcgtgcgtgttttgttttcgatgtaaactcgcggagatgaacaggcctgatagtaCTTAATATTAGCGAGTGAgcatctctgtttcaaaaattacttatagccccgcctgccacgagtctttgcGTTGAGTATAGTTACATTTAATCCAAGTTTCACATATAATTTGGGAGTTTTTTTCTGAATATTTGGTTGTACCTATAACAAAGCGTTGGGAAGGTCATATAACAAAGTTAGCTGCGTCGTTCGGGTCAGTATGTCAGGATTAGTGACCTTTACGAGTTTTACCCTATTTAACCTTCCGACGGGGTCAATGTGTTATGACCCCAAGTACGTAACTACGCGCCTAGTCATAGAATTTTCCCGCTTTTTCTCAGCGTTGGCTTAAgtcgttattattattattattttttttatttatttaaggcaacATACAGTCCTGTACAATCAATAGTACTATGGTAAAGATGAATATGACTAAAGACCAAATTAGTGCCTATAATATTTATAGCTATTACAATATTAGTAACAAATGAACCACTCTCAGGATtaattaggggaggcctatgttcagcagtggacgtcctatgggtgAAATTATGATGAGGATTGTAACCCACTATTTCATTAATTTGTTGGTGAATCGAGTTGGCATGATAAAAGATTTGTCATAATATTAACGACAAAAAtgctgattttattttttttacatcgtaaattatgaaaaaatagaGGTATAAAACTCTTAATgaaagtacgagtaggtataaataaattatatttacttaattaatacCTAAAGAGAGTTATAGCTTTTGTTTTTCTACTTTCAAAAACAATTTGAAGCTAACTAGGTAAAATCGAATCGAACGAGTTGACGAACAAGTTTAGTCAATTTGCCTATATGGTTTGCTTTAAGAATAACTACCTAAAACACTTCAGAAAAATAGGCCCTCCTGTAATTGATGCACGGTCCATACCTCCTGATTTCTTGATCTAAGCAGTCCATTATACAATAATTCAGATACGTTATATTGTTTTTCGCGCAGACCGGCCAGTATACCCTGGGACACTTGCAAGCCGCCATGTTCTCCAGATCAACTATCTTCTTTCGCCCCGGAATCTGGTATGGTTCAGGCAAGTTGTGGGTGTCCCTGAAGTTCTTATACCAGGGGTCCATAGGAGGCTCCTTTTCTGAAGACGAATCCCTTGGCCTTCTACTTCTACTGGTAGACGGGATTGTAGGCGGTGTGGTTTCATCCGAATACTCCGAGTAATCGAAGGTAGTCGTTGGTATATCGTCGGAGATGGAAGGAACGCCGGTCAGCTGCTTGCCGGTTGGTGGAGCCCCTACATACACACCAGGATCATCGTCTTTTGGACCATAGTAGTCAGTAGTGGTCCGTCTCCTCCTTGAACGGGTCGAGGAGTGAACCTGTTGCCAGTCCTTGTTGAAAGGTGGCGTTGGTGGCGGCCCTTGTGGACCCTGGAACCTGTGGAAAACGCGGTAATCTAGCCTCTGAATTGtatgtttttgatattggaaCAGACCTGtgggaaaataataatattttagttatcTTGCTATATCAATTTCATCAAGTTAGATAGGTACAACCCGATTgaattaactgcgcacctggcaccCGTGACAACAGCGACACATCGACGCTTTGGTACGAAATGGGAGTGCGAAGGAGAGTCACATTCCAACGAGatacgcagttagctcgatcgggtagGATCgggagtaggtacttacataagctgaataataaaatgtttgcttTCATGATCTTTTTTCTTGCAAGTAACGTTCATTTAAATCGctataattacaataataacagATACTTTGTTCTACGTATGTATATCTATTATCAGAATTAATTTAGGTAAAGTTGGGCACTAATAAACGTCAAATTAAcacattgttaattaatttcgttATTTTGATAAGTAATTCAAGGTATCGCTAAGATCGATCCAAAACTAAAATCACTGGAATATCCATTAAAATGGTAATATCGATAAAACTTAATTGGTTTTTTAGACTTCATTTTTCTAGGTATATTGTTCAATTAAACTGGGCTATAAAATACCCGTATAGTGCCTTATTAAGCGC
Coding sequences:
- the LOC135083508 gene encoding uncharacterized protein LOC135083508, producing the protein MKANILLFSLCLFQYQKHTIQRLDYRVFHRFQGPQGPPPTPPFNKDWQQVHSSTRSRRRRTTTDYYGPKDDDPGVYVGAPPTGKQLTGVPSISDDIPTTTFDYSEYSDETTPPTIPSTSRSRRPRDSSSEKEPPMDPWYKNFRDTHNLPEPYQIPGRKKIVDLENMAACKCPRVYWPVCAKNNITYLNYCIMDCLDQEIRRYGPCINYRRAYFSEVF